A single region of the Longimicrobiales bacterium genome encodes:
- a CDS encoding HD domain-containing protein, which translates to MDKKPELGERFTSAVGFAREKHHGDVRKCTRIPYLSHLLAVASLAIEDAASDLQLDDRFEDIAMAAVLHDVVEDTPVSVSEVADRFGPEVARIVQACSDAESTPKPPWRERKEAYIEHLEDADQAVLCVALADKRHNARCIVNDAAELGPEFWKRFNAGPDQQIWYYNAVAEVLTRRRPGPAADELRRTVDRLCDLARAHLA; encoded by the coding sequence ATGGATAAGAAACCGGAGCTGGGGGAGCGGTTTACCTCCGCTGTGGGTTTCGCCCGTGAAAAACACCACGGCGATGTCCGTAAGTGCACCAGGATTCCTTACCTGAGCCATCTCCTGGCGGTGGCTTCTCTGGCGATCGAAGACGCCGCATCGGACCTGCAGCTAGACGACCGGTTCGAGGACATTGCGATGGCCGCCGTTCTCCACGACGTGGTCGAAGACACCCCGGTGTCAGTCAGCGAGGTGGCCGACCGTTTTGGACCTGAGGTCGCTCGAATCGTTCAAGCATGCAGCGACGCTGAGAGCACTCCGAAGCCCCCGTGGCGGGAACGAAAAGAGGCCTACATCGAACACTTGGAGGACGCCGACCAGGCAGTTCTGTGCGTGGCCCTTGCCGACAAACGTCACAACGCCCGTTGCATTGTCAACGACGCCGCCGAACTCGGTCCCGAATTCTGGAAGCGGTTCAACGCCGGCCCTGACCAACAGATCTGGTACTACAACGCCGTCGCTGAGGTCCTTACCCGTCGGCGTCCCGGGCCTGCGGCCGACGAGCTACGCCGCACGGTCGACCGGTTGTGTGACCTAGCTCGCGCTCACCTCGCCTAA